A window of Cyanobacteria bacterium GSL.Bin1 genomic DNA:
GCAACGAAGGTAATTGGGCGATCATGACATACTTAATCTTAACAAGTGAGGGGATAAGAAGCTGAGTCATCATCCCTTGGATGTTTCACCCTCTCTCGCTTTTAAAAAGGAGGAAGATAGCCAAGAGCATTTTTGACCCGAGAAAGGGTTTGTTGCGCGATCGCGCTGGCTTTTTCTTGTCCTTCCTTTAAAACCGAATCGAGATAGCCTTGTTCACTCATCAGTTGCTGATATTTTTCCTGAATCGGACGTAAGGCTTCCACGGTTACCTCTGCCAGTAAGGGCTTAAATTGCCCCCATCCCATATCCTGACATTCTTCTGCGACCGCTTCTTTAGTTTTTCCCGATAGCAGCAGATAAAGGCTTAATAAATTGTCGCATTCGGGACGTTCGGGATCATCAAAAGTTAATCCTTTGACGGGATCCGTTTTGCACCGTTTAATTTTCTTTTGAATGACATCTGGCGAATCGAGTAAATTAATCCGACTCATTTCTGAGGGATCGGATTTTGACATTTTTTTCGTGCCATCGAGTAAACTCATCACCCTTGCCCCTTCAGTGCGAATAAACGGTGTCGGGAGTTTTAAGACCGGTTGGTCTTTTTTGCCAAATTGATCGTTGACCCGCTGAGCGATATTTCGGGTTAATTCTAAATGTTGTTTTTGGTCTTCTCCGACCGGCACTTTATCTGCATCGTATAATAAGATATCCGCTGCCATTAAAACCGGATAATCGAGCAAACCCGCACTCACATTTTCTCCTTGTTTCCGTGCTTTTTCCTTAAACTGAATCATCCGTTCTAACCAGTT
This region includes:
- the trpS gene encoding tryptophan--tRNA ligase, producing the protein MAQRILSGVQPTGNLHLGNYLGAIRNWVETQQDYDNFFCVVDLHAITVPHNPETLAQDTYTIAALYLACGIKLDYSTIFVQSHVSAHSELAWLLNCMTPLNWLERMIQFKEKARKQGENVSAGLLDYPVLMAADILLYDADKVPVGEDQKQHLELTRNIAQRVNDQFGKKDQPVLKLPTPFIRTEGARVMSLLDGTKKMSKSDPSEMSRINLLDSPDVIQKKIKRCKTDPVKGLTFDDPERPECDNLLSLYLLLSGKTKEAVAEECQDMGWGQFKPLLAEVTVEALRPIQEKYQQLMSEQGYLDSVLKEGQEKASAIAQQTLSRVKNALGYLPPF